The nucleotide sequence CTATTCCCATACTTTGTTGGCCACAAAGAAGAGGCGAATATATCCAAATATACCTTTGGAAGAGATTATCATATCATTGCAAGAGAAAAGCTTGAAAAAATAGCGGAGTTTCTCGTGGATAAGATAGAAGGGTTTAAATATAAGGTTTTTTCCGATACAGGACCGCTGGCAGATAGGTATTTAGCACATCAGGCGGGACTTGGTTTTTTCGGGATTAATGGCCATATAATAACTGATAAATATGGGTCCTATGTTTTTATAGGTTATATATTAAATAACTATCCCTTTGAACCAGATAAACCGCAGGACAGAACCTGCTATCAATGTTTTACCTGTGTAAAAAAGTGTCCCGGATGTGCTGTACTTGGAGATTTTACAATTGATCCCTTAAGATGTAAGTCCTATATAACACAGAAGAAGAGAGAACTTTCTGAGAGAGACATTGAAATATTAAAAAAGCACAAACTTGTGTGGGGATGTGATGTTTGTCAGGATGTTTGTCCACATAATAAGAAGGTAGCAGAAACAATACTGGATGAATTTAAAGAGGATTTAAAATTTAACATTGATTATGAAGAGCTTATGAGCATATCTAATAAGGAGTTTATCAGAAGATATAGGGATAGAGCATACAGTTGGCAGGGAAAAGCGGTTATTACAAGAAATTATGAGATAATCAAAAATATGTACGATGAAGACAAAGATTAAATCATTAAGAGATATAATGAAACAAAATATCTACAGAAAATTAATATTATTAAATGAGTAAGTGTCATGTAAGTAAATAATAACTGGATTAAATGCAAATAATATGGTATAGTTCAATTATATATATTTTGCATATATATAATTTGGTTTACCCGTATTATGGAAGGTGGAAAATAGATGGCTATAAAAATTGTTGCCGATAGCAGCTGCGATTTAACTGCTGAAATGAAGGCCGAAATGAAAGTGGATTTGGCGCCTCTAGTACTATACTTAAAGGACAAGGCATATGTGGATGATGAAAATCTAGATGTACAGCAATATATACAGGATATGGCCCAGTGCGAAGAATCACCAAAGACTGCGTGCCCATCCCCTGAGGACTATATTAAAAAATATGAAGGTGATGAAAGTGTTTTTGTAGTAACCCTATCTTCTAAACTCAGTGGTTCCTATAACAGTGCTGTATTGGCAAAAAATATTTTTTTAGAGGAAATAGGTAATAAATTTATTCATGTCTTTGATTCACTAAGCGCTTCAGTAGGGGAGACTTTGGTGGCCCGTAAGATACATGAACTTTCAAAGCATAATATAAGTGATTTGGAGATAGTAGATAAAGTCTCAAGCTATATAAAAGAAATGAAGACTTTTTTCTTACTGGAAAGCTTAGAACACTTAGCAAAGGCTGGCAGGCTGAGTCCTCTAGTTGCAAAGGTAGCTTCTGTGTTTTCAATAAAGCCTATAATGTGTGGCGATGAAGGATCAATAAAGCTCTTTGAGAAAGTAAGGGGCTATAAGAAGGCATTTATGAGATTAGTTGAAACAATAGGTGAGAAGGGCAAGGATTTTGAGGATAAAGTATTAGGCATAGCTCACTGCAATTGTCTGGACAAAGCCCTGCAGTTTAAAGAAGAGGTATTAAAGAGATACAACTTTAAGGATATAATTATTGTTGAAATGGGAGGCTTATCTTCTACCTATGCTGATGAGGGAGGAATAGTAATAGCTTTCTAAATTAGTATTGTAAGAGGTTTATATATGGCATATTTAAATATTTCCTTGACTGAAGCGATAGGTTTTATTGATAAAAATATAAATTACAACCGAGATAGAATAAAAAGTATAAAACTTATAAACGGAAGCCAGACCGAAATTACTGTAAGTGTGGGAAAGTTCTTCCCGGATATGAAGGTAGTGGTGGCCTTTAATGGATATAGAGACGGAAGACTTTATTTCAATATAATAACAAAGGGTGGAATAAAGATTCTTATGGGACTTATGAATGAGTTGGGGGGCAAGAACCTTAATGATTACATAAGGCTGGAAAAAGATATGGTACAGGTCGATGTTAATAAATTTACTGGTGACAATTTTAAGGATGTAAAAGTACGGGATATAAGTATGTCAGGAGAGCAAATTTATGTAACAATTGACTTTAATTAAAGAAAAGAAACCAGCAACTGCTGGTTTCTTTTCTTTATGCTGAAGATATCCTGTCTTAAATCTTTGCCTTATAGATGGAGTTTTAATGTGTAATTTGGGGGGGATTTTGTAGGAAGTATTTATTGATTTAATAATACAATAAAGCATGTAATTTGTCAACAATGATTATCAATAAATAAGTAATGTCGTTATTTGTTTTATATTTTTTATACATACAAATGAATATAATTGGATGAAATTCAAAGTATTCTTATAATTATTCAAATATTCGGCCTATAAAGTGTCAACCAGAACGTAACTGCATATATAAATATTGAACACATAAATTAGGTCTTATGTGAAAAAAACTTATTGGGAGATGTTTATATGAGTAATATCCGGATTATGTTTTTTAAGAGAGGATATACTGAGCCATTATTTACAGCTAAGGACATAAATGAGAGAATAGTAAAAGAACAAAAGGATATATCAACTATTGATTGTGGGTACGAAGACCTAGATACTGAAAAAGATGCGAAGATCATTGATATGTACCTCAATGCTGACAGGATTGAACTGCGAAACGGACTATACAAGGTTACAGGAAAAAGATTTAAAGCTACAGAACCACGAGCCTTGTGGATTGAGGTGGAGTTGTTAGAAACTTGGGAGAGAAAAGTAGTAAGGCAGAGAAAGTAATTTCTGTTGATAACCACATAAGATGCTATATTGGGTACATTACAAAAAAGTCTGGCCGCTGGGCGGTCAGACTTTTGTTATTTTATGAGTTCCCTGTCGGAGTGAATAAGAGAGAAGAGCTACTCTTCCTGGGTATCTTCTTTATCACTTCCTAGGCCGGAAAGCATGGCACTAGCCTTGGTGTGAGTGCTCTTTTTAAATCTCATTTCTATGTTATGAGACACTTCTTCTGTGTGATACTTATTATTTTTTAGTTTTCTTTCAAGACTTTCTTTACCCTTTTGCATAATTTACAGTCTCCTTTTTTAGTTATTTAAATAGATGAAACTTTAATATGATGTTTTCTGAAATTATCTTTCATTTACAAGAAAGTATTTCCTGAGTTTGCGAAGCTATCATTGCTTACTTTATTATCTTTAGATTTGTTTATCTTGTTATGTGGAAAAAGCTCTCCAGGTTTATCATAAGCACCTTCAGAATCTACCGTGAGGTTAGAGGATGAAGAGGCAGCAAAATCACCAGTGGTGACCGGTCCGGCAGCAAGCTTATCCCTGGTATTGGATATTGTATTTTTCCTTCTATATTCTGGCACGGAAACACCTCCATATTTGCTTTCTTCATTGTCAGTTTCTCCAACATCAATTTTAAATATTCCTTTTTTATTTAAGCTGCTAATTGAGAATGGGGGAATAAAAAAATCATGGTGACACAACCTAAGTGTATAGTATCAATATAAAGAAATTGCAAAGCAAAATATTCATCACGGAACACGCAGAAGACGCTGAATTACGCTGAAGGGATTTTATTTTTGCTTTATTTGCAGGTTTTGTTTAACAATATAATTTTCCATGTCATCAGTGTTCTCCGTAGATTCCGTGTTTTATTTTTATTGCTTCGCAATTTTCTTCTATTATAACAACGTTAGGAGGTAAGACCATGACAACAAAAGGACAATTTTCAAAAAAGATGCTTGCAGATATAAATCTTAGAGAGGTACGACAAGGAGTATTCGAAAATATTGGTCCTGTTCAAAATAATAGGCCAAAGAATGCACCGGTGCACAGAAATAAGAGAGAAACACAATAGATATCAAAAAACTCGGAGGATAGTGACCTCCGAGTTTTTGGCTTTATGCATTATAATATAGTCAAGGGGTCAGTATAAGCTAGTCCTAAACTTTCTGCTACGGGCTTACATGTTATATGGCCATTATAGGTGTTAAGACCAAGAAGCAAGGCGGGATCTTCTCTTAGAGCATTTTTTATACCTTTATTGACTAGCTTAATTAAGTATGGCAGTGTTGCCGCTTCCAGACCTATAGTTGAGGTTCTGGGAATTGCCTGCATTACAAATATGGCAAGGGGAATACAGAAGGTGAAGCATTCTCATGAAAGAGTAGAGGAAACTGCCCCAAAAGCATCAAAGGATTTATGCAACATGGTTGCTGGTATAATAGAAAACTTATAGTATTCAACAATTATTGATAAAAAAGTAAACTAATAAAGCTTTATCTATGAAGGATAGCTTTATTAGTTTTTTATTTACTTAGAGTTTGGATTTTCTGAAATTTGGAATTGATTAGTTTTTCCCATCATATAAGCTAACTTAATGATTATAATTTCTTCCTCAGACATTTTTCTGCTAAACATTTTCTCCATCTGATTTATTAAAGCTTCACTATCCAGATATTTTTTTCCTGCTGAAGACCGGCTGCTGAGTTTAGGATTATTTGTATTATAAAGCTTGGGCTTTATTTTATCACTATATACTCTTTTGAAAATTTCTGCTGTAAAGTAAGCATCGCTGTAGGCATCGTGAAACTCGTTATTATGAGGAATGCCAAGCAACTCTACAGTGCTTTTTAAACCTATATTAGTACCCTTTTCACAACTAAGCAGTTTTGACATATAAGATTGTAGATTTATATATTTTCTGGGAATTGAGCTTATATTTAAACCATGAAATTCAGCATTTCTAAAAAGCTCCCTCATATCCGCTGTACCCCAAACACAAAGGATGGTATTCCTGTCGTCTACCAGACCAATAAATTCCTCGAAGACCTCCTTAAAACTTTTTGCTGTATTTAAGTTGTTACGGGTTATACCTGTCATCTCCTTAATAAAAGGATGGAGCTTCGTGAATATTTGAGGTTTCACTAATCTATCCAAAGTAGCGATAGTCTCTAAGTTGTCATTTAGCTTCACTGCCCCAACTTGAATAATTTCAAAGGGACATTGTAAAGAAGCTTCGTTTGTATCTGGTAATTTATTATTATAGGCTTGGTTAAACTCCAAATCAAATACTATGTAACTCATAATTTTTCCTCACAATGTAACTTATATTATTTATTATTGCCCAACATTAACAAAAAAGCCTTTACCCTTAATATTATATAAAACTTTTACGCAAACTTCGAACATTTATATATACATTATACATCTTATTGTAAGAAAAAATTAAGAATTTTGGAACCTTATTTGTAAATATATTCACTTAAAATATATTATGAGAAATTTTTGAGAGATATATGGGGAGGAAATAAAATGAAACCAACAGCTAATAGTCTTTTGTGAAATAGGAAATGAATAATAAAGCTATCCACACAAAAAGCCAACTTGGATTTTAATGTGGATAGCTTTATTATTTATTCCATGTATATATCAGAGAATTCTATATTTACCTTATCAATTATATTTGAGTTTTCTGCCAGATCTGTAGCTACCATTTTAATTTCTTCAAAGGGTAACTCTTGATTTTTATTACAGGGAAGATTTATACAGAATTCAACACCGTTGCCT is from Clostridium thermarum and encodes:
- a CDS encoding DegV family protein — translated: MAIKIVADSSCDLTAEMKAEMKVDLAPLVLYLKDKAYVDDENLDVQQYIQDMAQCEESPKTACPSPEDYIKKYEGDESVFVVTLSSKLSGSYNSAVLAKNIFLEEIGNKFIHVFDSLSASVGETLVARKIHELSKHNISDLEIVDKVSSYIKEMKTFFLLESLEHLAKAGRLSPLVAKVASVFSIKPIMCGDEGSIKLFEKVRGYKKAFMRLVETIGEKGKDFEDKVLGIAHCNCLDKALQFKEEVLKRYNFKDIIIVEMGGLSSTYADEGGIVIAF
- a CDS encoding 3'-5' exonuclease; this translates as MSYIVFDLEFNQAYNNKLPDTNEASLQCPFEIIQVGAVKLNDNLETIATLDRLVKPQIFTKLHPFIKEMTGITRNNLNTAKSFKEVFEEFIGLVDDRNTILCVWGTADMRELFRNAEFHGLNISSIPRKYINLQSYMSKLLSCEKGTNIGLKSTVELLGIPHNNEFHDAYSDAYFTAEIFKRVYSDKIKPKLYNTNNPKLSSRSSAGKKYLDSEALINQMEKMFSRKMSEEEIIIIKLAYMMGKTNQFQISENPNSK
- the queG gene encoding tRNA epoxyqueuosine(34) reductase QueG, whose amino-acid sequence is MKEQLKEFCKTLNIEYIGIAPPGPYYEFEKIWKNKIEKGHVCGFEEMDIEKRVYPEITLPGVKSVIVCLFPYFVGHKEEANISKYTFGRDYHIIAREKLEKIAEFLVDKIEGFKYKVFSDTGPLADRYLAHQAGLGFFGINGHIITDKYGSYVFIGYILNNYPFEPDKPQDRTCYQCFTCVKKCPGCAVLGDFTIDPLRCKSYITQKKRELSERDIEILKKHKLVWGCDVCQDVCPHNKKVAETILDEFKEDLKFNIDYEELMSISNKEFIRRYRDRAYSWQGKAVITRNYEIIKNMYDEDKD